The Xanthomonas sp. DAR 34887 genome has a segment encoding these proteins:
- the ffh gene encoding signal recognition particle protein → MFESLTQRLSGTMQRLRGRGRLTEENIREATREVRIALLEADVALPVVQALIERIKVRAVGQEVLKSLTPGQALIKVVRDELTAVMGSAASDLNLNVPAPAIVLMAGLQGAGKTTTVGKLAKHLKEKRKKKVMVVSADVYRPAAIEQLKTLAEQVGVLFFPSEASQQPVDIVRAAIADARKSFVDVLLVDTAGRLAIDEAMMTEIKALHAAINPAETLFVVDAMTGQDAANTAKAFSEALPLTGVVLTKTDGDARGGAALSVRYITGKPIKFIGVGEKPDGLDVFHPDRLASRILDMGDVLSLVEQVEHQVDKDKAQKLAEKVAKGKKFDLNDMRDQLEQMQNMGGLSGLMDKLPGMGQIPEHLKQQVAGNKDVPRMIAIIGSMTKKERRNPTLLNGSRRARIARGSGTQPADVNKLMKQFQQMEKMMSKMAGGGMKGLMRGMKGMMGGMGGRGGLPFR, encoded by the coding sequence ATGTTCGAATCCCTCACCCAACGCCTCTCCGGCACCATGCAGCGCCTGCGCGGCCGCGGCCGCCTGACCGAGGAGAACATCCGCGAAGCCACCCGCGAAGTGCGCATCGCGCTGCTCGAGGCCGACGTCGCGCTGCCGGTGGTGCAGGCCCTGATCGAACGCATCAAGGTGCGCGCGGTCGGCCAGGAAGTGCTCAAGAGCCTGACCCCGGGCCAGGCGTTGATCAAGGTCGTGCGCGACGAGCTGACCGCGGTCATGGGCTCGGCCGCCAGCGACCTCAACCTCAACGTGCCGGCGCCGGCGATCGTGCTGATGGCCGGCCTGCAGGGCGCGGGCAAGACCACCACGGTCGGCAAGCTGGCCAAGCACCTGAAGGAAAAGCGCAAGAAGAAGGTGATGGTGGTCTCGGCCGACGTCTACCGTCCGGCGGCGATCGAGCAGCTGAAGACCCTGGCCGAGCAGGTCGGCGTGCTGTTCTTCCCGTCCGAGGCGTCGCAGCAGCCGGTGGACATCGTCCGCGCCGCGATCGCCGATGCGCGCAAGTCCTTCGTCGACGTGCTGCTGGTCGATACCGCCGGCCGCCTGGCCATCGACGAAGCGATGATGACCGAGATCAAGGCGCTGCACGCCGCGATCAACCCGGCCGAAACCCTGTTCGTGGTCGATGCGATGACCGGCCAGGACGCGGCCAACACCGCCAAGGCGTTCAGCGAAGCGCTGCCGCTGACCGGCGTGGTGCTGACCAAGACCGACGGCGACGCGCGCGGCGGCGCCGCGCTGAGCGTGCGCTACATCACCGGCAAGCCGATCAAGTTCATCGGCGTGGGCGAGAAGCCCGACGGCCTGGACGTGTTCCATCCCGACCGCCTGGCCAGCCGCATCCTGGACATGGGCGACGTGCTGTCGCTGGTCGAGCAGGTCGAGCATCAGGTCGACAAGGACAAGGCGCAGAAGCTGGCCGAGAAGGTCGCCAAGGGCAAGAAGTTCGACCTCAACGACATGCGCGACCAGCTCGAGCAGATGCAGAACATGGGCGGCCTGTCCGGGCTGATGGACAAGCTGCCGGGCATGGGCCAGATCCCCGAGCACCTCAAGCAGCAGGTCGCCGGCAACAAGGACGTGCCGCGGATGATCGCCATCATCGGCTCGATGACCAAGAAGGAGCGGCGCAATCCGACCCTGCTCAACGGCTCGCGCCGCGCCCGCATCGCACGCGGCTCCGGCACCCAGCCGGCCGACGTCAACAAGCTGATGAAGCAGTTCCAGCAGATGGAAAAGATGATGTCGAAGATGGCCGGCGGCGGCATGAAAGGCCTGATGCGCGGCATGAAGGGCATGATGGGCGGCATGGGCGGGCGCGGCGGCCTGCCGTTCCGCTGA
- a CDS encoding cytochrome C assembly family protein, which translates to MLLILVATLLYLTATGLLVGALVRDRVERGRAWLWAALPAVALHAGYHVQVALHTAGGPDMHFFAALSLVSLGMALMTALVGAGGRMAALGVVVFPLSAALLLAYHSHGHEPAPVLDWRLQLHAWMALLAYATLGIAALLAVMLWLQERALRRRDFHPWLRALPPLTALETLLFRTIVVGFMLLTLTLLTGVLFVQDFLAQRLVQKTVLSVLSWIVFGALLFGRWRYGWRGIKAVHWTLAAMLLLLLAFFGSKFVIELVLGHPQ; encoded by the coding sequence ATGCTCCTCATCCTCGTCGCGACCCTGCTGTACCTGACCGCTACCGGCCTGCTGGTCGGCGCGTTGGTGCGCGACCGGGTCGAACGCGGCCGCGCATGGCTGTGGGCGGCGCTGCCGGCGGTGGCGCTGCATGCCGGCTACCACGTGCAGGTGGCGCTGCACACCGCCGGCGGGCCGGACATGCACTTCTTCGCCGCGCTGTCGCTGGTCAGCCTGGGCATGGCGCTGATGACCGCGCTGGTCGGCGCCGGCGGGCGCATGGCGGCGCTGGGCGTGGTGGTGTTCCCGCTGTCGGCGGCGCTGCTACTGGCCTACCACTCGCATGGCCACGAGCCGGCGCCGGTGCTGGACTGGCGGCTGCAGCTGCATGCATGGATGGCGCTGCTGGCCTACGCCACGCTGGGCATCGCCGCGCTGCTGGCGGTCATGCTGTGGCTGCAGGAGCGCGCGCTGCGCCGTCGCGACTTCCACCCCTGGCTGCGCGCGCTGCCGCCGCTGACCGCGCTGGAGACGCTGCTGTTCCGCACCATCGTGGTCGGCTTCATGCTGCTGACCCTGACCCTGCTGACCGGGGTGCTGTTCGTGCAGGATTTCCTGGCGCAGCGGCTGGTGCAGAAGACCGTGCTCAGCGTGCTGTCGTGGATCGTGTTCGGCGCGCTGCTGTTCGGCCGCTGGCGCTACGGCTGGCGCGGGATCAAGGCGGTGCACTGGACGCTGGCGGCGATGCTGTTGCTGCTGCTGGCGTTCTTCGGCAGCAAGTTCGTCATCGAACTGGTGCTCGGGCATCCGCAATAA